A part of Candidatus Neomarinimicrobiota bacterium genomic DNA contains:
- a CDS encoding T9SS type A sorting domain-containing protein encodes MKLNQLLYFLICIALALSVQAQQKLICTINSDQSVTIKVDSTIHQDYGLSYPLTYQFSVPSTVSSLRAFKRYSVEDPWSEVPERAAGSSFNGVEVFRYDDLADMAYVSVTLADDSDSLFLKIEDASNTIVSVDYLGIAVYYDNRTAVVTCSADDWADWFDGHFPYAVSVFRDYNLWLSVGIISEGCNATTWQHIQEQLDLGLVEAASHSRNHPHSPYSDTDYEVSGSKFDIIENLDLPDTFRKGDQEYVYTWIAPYGEYDDDIDASVASNQYLVSRMYTSGTYTFSEWVDDRSFYGSVGMSREVGPFWEGTTDLEDLNAGFDTAYGMNGVYHLMCHPHVLAQENIWGYDYIWSHLEYVSNREDIWYASVGQVYLYHLMQDESSFSPLEVYEDRPGIPNFKIQQNYPNPFNSMTTIRFALYESSQPSFEIFNLEGELAKVLSSGALSAGYHRILWDGMDQKGQTVETGVYLCRMQAGMQSQTIKMLYLK; translated from the coding sequence ATGAAATTAAATCAATTACTCTATTTCTTAATCTGTATTGCCCTGGCTCTATCTGTCCAGGCTCAGCAAAAGTTGATTTGTACTATCAATTCTGATCAAAGTGTCACCATTAAAGTAGATTCGACCATACACCAGGATTATGGCCTATCCTATCCTCTCACCTATCAATTCTCTGTTCCTTCCACTGTGAGCTCCCTGAGGGCTTTTAAACGCTATTCAGTGGAAGATCCTTGGTCTGAAGTTCCTGAAAGAGCGGCTGGAAGTTCATTTAACGGAGTGGAAGTCTTCCGCTATGATGATCTTGCGGACATGGCGTATGTCTCTGTCACGCTGGCAGACGATAGTGACAGCCTCTTTCTAAAAATTGAAGATGCTAGCAATACGATTGTCTCAGTCGATTACCTGGGTATTGCGGTTTATTACGATAACCGGACGGCTGTCGTGACTTGTTCTGCAGATGACTGGGCCGATTGGTTTGATGGCCACTTCCCCTATGCTGTTTCAGTGTTTAGGGACTATAACCTTTGGCTTTCAGTGGGGATTATCAGTGAGGGTTGCAATGCAACTACCTGGCAACATATCCAGGAACAACTTGATCTGGGTCTGGTTGAGGCTGCCTCCCACAGTCGCAATCACCCACATTCGCCCTATAGCGATACGGACTACGAAGTCTCAGGCTCCAAATTCGATATCATTGAGAATCTGGATTTGCCGGATACCTTCAGAAAAGGTGACCAGGAATATGTATACACCTGGATCGCTCCCTATGGAGAATACGATGACGATATCGATGCCTCAGTCGCTTCCAATCAGTATCTGGTGAGTCGTATGTATACCTCAGGCACATACACTTTTTCAGAATGGGTAGATGATCGCTCTTTTTATGGGAGTGTCGGTATGTCACGGGAGGTTGGACCGTTCTGGGAAGGGACCACTGACCTGGAAGATTTAAATGCCGGCTTTGATACTGCATATGGGATGAATGGGGTGTATCATTTGATGTGTCATCCCCATGTACTCGCCCAAGAAAACATATGGGGCTATGACTACATCTGGTCTCACTTGGAGTATGTGAGTAACCGTGAAGATATCTGGTACGCTTCCGTGGGACAGGTTTATCTCTACCACCTCATGCAAGATGAGTCCAGCTTCAGTCCTTTGGAGGTCTATGAAGATCGTCCCGGAATTCCAAATTTTAAAATCCAACAGAATTATCCTAATCCTTTCAACTCGATGACAACGATCAGATTTGCACTTTATGAATCAAGCCAGCCTAGCTTTGAGATTTTTAATCTTGAGGGAGAGCTAGCGAAAGTTCTA
- a CDS encoding glycoside hydrolase family 18 protein encodes MKLVSVLNLVLGLVIGLSSAHSKDIIGYYPSWRFMERDHLVTQASIPYNKLTIINYAFFYPTPAGDLVGLAPEADKYLLHDLIDQKTGEALPNTSLIDYAEKNDVQVMLSIGGWEDSGNFPHVAAAESRRSRFAQNCVDVIKKYGFHGIDIDWEYPGLEAHNGTPADKENFTLLLQTVRDSLDAHSKLTKRYYPMSFAAPASPNVAKGFDAVAISEILDFINIMTYDFNGAWNPISNHNSPLYQPAAGAATATLDAAFKLYHEEYGIPADKLNVGAAFYGRTFAGCKKLFGSHTGASTYFHPEGFADYQMIVNNPKGFKRQWDSKANVPYLINKKERILVSYDDPESIGLKADYINDTGARGIIIWTIVGDYFEDGSTPLLEELNRKLNPE; translated from the coding sequence ATGAAACTTGTTTCGGTTTTAAACCTGGTTTTGGGACTGGTGATTGGTTTATCCTCAGCACATTCAAAGGACATTATTGGATACTATCCTTCCTGGCGATTTATGGAGCGTGATCACCTGGTAACTCAGGCCAGCATCCCCTATAACAAATTAACTATTATAAATTACGCATTCTTTTATCCGACGCCTGCAGGTGACCTGGTTGGTCTTGCGCCTGAAGCTGATAAATATTTGCTCCACGATCTCATTGATCAAAAAACCGGAGAAGCCCTTCCCAACACCTCTCTGATCGATTATGCTGAAAAAAATGATGTGCAGGTGATGCTCTCCATTGGCGGCTGGGAAGATAGTGGCAACTTTCCCCATGTGGCCGCTGCTGAGAGTCGCCGATCTCGTTTCGCCCAGAATTGTGTTGATGTCATCAAGAAATATGGATTTCATGGGATCGATATTGACTGGGAGTATCCTGGTCTGGAAGCTCATAACGGCACACCAGCTGATAAGGAAAACTTCACCCTATTGTTACAAACTGTTCGCGACAGTCTGGATGCACACAGTAAGCTGACAAAACGCTATTATCCCATGTCCTTTGCCGCACCGGCCTCTCCCAACGTTGCGAAGGGTTTTGATGCGGTAGCCATATCAGAAATTTTAGATTTTATAAATATTATGACCTATGATTTCAATGGCGCTTGGAACCCCATCAGCAATCATAATTCACCACTCTATCAACCCGCAGCCGGTGCAGCTACAGCAACTTTGGATGCTGCCTTTAAGCTATACCATGAGGAATATGGAATCCCTGCTGATAAGCTTAATGTTGGGGCAGCTTTCTATGGACGCACGTTTGCAGGATGCAAAAAACTCTTTGGGAGCCATACGGGAGCCAGCACCTACTTTCACCCAGAAGGATTTGCTGATTATCAGATGATAGTTAATAATCCAAAAGGGTTTAAGAGACAGTGGGATTCGAAAGCAAATGTCCCCTATCTGATCAATAAAAAAGAGCGAATCTTGGTGTCCTATGATGATCCTGAATCCATCGGGCTCAAGGCTGATTATATCAATGATACGGGTGCTCGAGGTATCATCATCTGGACCATTGTCGGAGATTATTTTGAAGACGGGTCTACCCCATTGTTGGAAGAATTAAATAGAAAGCTTAATCCGGAATGA
- a CDS encoding N,N'-diacetylchitobiose phosphorylase produces the protein MRYGYFDEEKREYVIERPDIPVSWTNYLGLEDMCTVLSHNSGGYSFYKSAEHGRITRFRPNGVPLDRPGHYLYLRDDESGDYWSASWQPVGKDLSEASYQVRHGLSYSKFSCEYSNIHLEKLMMIPLGEDVELWDVKITNTGDSVRQLSAFSYLEFSNHHIEIDNQNLQMSLYASGSSYQDAVIEFDFFYEPWTYHFFTANFEPDSYNSHRDSFIGNYRTETNPVAVENGSCDNRSELGGNHCGSLHKRITLQPGESKRLVFMLGVGSREEQGKRIRKKYSDMAQVDKAFDDLKKYWDTKTSQLQCRTPHQGLNTMMNTWNLYQAETCVVWSRFASFIEVGGRTGLGYRDTSQDILGVVHTNPEMSKQRILELLHAQSNQGYGIHLFDPDVFKPKEDKLPGVKLPTVVPSASPADIVHGIEDVCSDDSLWLVTTVCEYVSETGDLDFFNQRVPYADAGEDTVYGHLKRTLDFSTEYIGSNGICQGLRADWNDCLNLGGGQSAMVSFMHFWALQYFIDAARSLDKQDDVLKYSQIADTVKASCESTLWDGSWYIRGFTANGEKIGTNENPEGKVFLNAQSWAVVSGVASGERAELCTDAIENHLYSEYGNHLVWPAYTSPDDGVGYVTRVYPGIKENASIFSHSNPWAIIADCMLGNGDRAMKYYDAILPYNQNDKIETREAEPYSYCQFIMGEKHSAHGQARHPWLTGSASWFYVAVSQWILGVRTTFEGLVIDPCIPRDWDAFGLTRKWRGANFDIQVSNPDRVSKGIKELTLNGKLHHGSIPAMPEGSHNVVTVIMG, from the coding sequence ATGCGATACGGCTATTTCGATGAAGAGAAACGCGAATATGTAATCGAAAGACCGGATATTCCGGTTTCTTGGACCAATTACTTGGGCCTAGAAGATATGTGTACAGTGCTATCACATAACTCAGGTGGTTATTCATTCTATAAATCTGCTGAGCACGGACGCATCACCCGCTTTCGCCCCAATGGTGTACCCTTAGATCGTCCCGGGCATTACCTTTATCTCCGTGATGATGAATCTGGAGACTATTGGTCTGCCTCCTGGCAACCAGTAGGTAAGGATCTATCCGAAGCGAGCTATCAAGTTCGGCATGGCTTGTCCTATTCGAAATTCTCCTGCGAGTATTCCAATATTCACCTTGAGAAGTTGATGATGATTCCCTTGGGTGAGGATGTTGAGCTCTGGGATGTCAAAATTACCAATACCGGTGATAGCGTTCGCCAACTCAGTGCATTTTCATATCTAGAATTTTCAAATCACCACATTGAGATCGATAATCAAAACTTGCAGATGAGCCTCTATGCGAGTGGTTCCAGCTATCAGGATGCGGTTATCGAGTTTGACTTCTTCTATGAACCCTGGACCTACCATTTTTTCACCGCCAATTTTGAGCCTGATTCCTATAATAGCCATCGTGATAGCTTTATTGGAAATTATAGAACTGAGACCAACCCTGTAGCTGTCGAAAATGGTTCTTGTGACAATCGATCTGAGCTTGGGGGGAATCACTGTGGATCTTTGCACAAACGCATTACCCTTCAACCTGGTGAAAGTAAACGCCTGGTTTTTATGCTGGGCGTTGGCTCACGAGAAGAGCAAGGCAAGCGCATTCGCAAGAAGTACAGCGATATGGCCCAGGTTGATAAAGCCTTTGATGATCTAAAGAAATACTGGGATACCAAAACCTCACAGCTGCAATGCAGGACCCCACATCAGGGTTTAAACACGATGATGAATACCTGGAATCTGTATCAAGCAGAAACTTGTGTGGTTTGGTCTAGATTTGCTTCCTTTATTGAGGTAGGCGGCCGAACTGGATTAGGGTACCGGGATACATCCCAGGATATACTTGGTGTCGTTCATACCAACCCCGAAATGAGCAAACAACGCATTCTTGAGCTACTTCATGCTCAGTCAAACCAGGGCTATGGAATCCATCTTTTTGATCCTGATGTGTTTAAACCAAAAGAAGACAAGCTCCCTGGTGTGAAACTGCCTACCGTGGTGCCAAGCGCCTCACCTGCTGATATTGTTCATGGGATTGAGGACGTCTGCTCGGATGATTCACTCTGGTTGGTAACCACAGTCTGTGAATATGTCTCTGAGACTGGTGATCTTGATTTCTTTAACCAACGCGTTCCCTATGCAGATGCTGGGGAAGATACCGTTTACGGCCATCTGAAGCGCACACTAGATTTTTCTACTGAGTACATCGGTTCAAATGGGATTTGTCAAGGTCTTCGAGCCGATTGGAATGATTGCCTTAACCTCGGTGGTGGTCAGAGTGCCATGGTCTCATTCATGCATTTCTGGGCTCTCCAATATTTTATCGACGCGGCCAGGAGTCTTGACAAACAAGATGATGTGCTAAAATATAGCCAGATTGCTGACACTGTAAAAGCCAGCTGCGAGAGTACCTTGTGGGATGGAAGTTGGTATATTCGTGGTTTTACTGCTAATGGCGAAAAGATTGGCACCAATGAGAATCCTGAGGGGAAGGTTTTCCTTAATGCTCAGAGCTGGGCAGTGGTTTCAGGTGTGGCATCCGGGGAACGAGCTGAACTGTGTACCGATGCCATCGAGAATCACCTCTACTCGGAATATGGCAATCATCTCGTTTGGCCGGCCTACACAAGTCCTGATGATGGTGTTGGCTATGTTACCCGGGTCTATCCTGGCATCAAAGAAAACGCATCCATCTTTAGCCATTCGAACCCTTGGGCGATCATCGCAGATTGCATGTTGGGCAATGGGGACCGCGCCATGAAATATTATGATGCCATACTACCCTATAACCAGAACGATAAGATTGAGACCCGAGAGGCTGAGCCTTATTCATATTGTCAATTTATCATGGGTGAGAAACATAGTGCTCATGGTCAAGCCCGGCACCCCTGGCTTACGGGATCTGCCAGCTGGTTTTATGTGGCTGTCTCGCAATGGATATTGGGAGTCCGCACGACCTTTGAAGGGCTGGTTATTGATCCCTGTATCCCCAGAGATTGGGACGCATTCGGTCTTACGCGAAAATGGAGAGGGGCCAACTTTGACATTCAGGTGAGCAACCCTGATCGTGTGAGCAAGGGTATCAAAGAATTGACCCTAAATGGGAAATTGCATCATGGATCCATTCCGGCTATGCCAGAGGGTTCTCATAATGTCGTGACTGTTATTATGGGCTAG
- a CDS encoding ROK family transcriptional regulator: MNNNRVQSSDFRLIRNINDRIVLNIILENEAISGADLARQSGLQPSTISNILKGLKARDLVNNLGKGTSTFKGGKRPFLWEINSDAAYAIGLDVEIGQVAITMLGLNGSVKNKKIYATENISNPEELSQHLLVSFQDFIAESGVGIDKILGAGIAVAGIVNRDTGEVMMTDIIPQMNFSLTQELQKKYQFPVIAENNANASAIGSKIVGTARGERNLMTVLVKVDAHVSGIGIGLVLNGELYHGSNFCSGEVTPEYPPMYNMLSRLRDHFSKGKILKKYLNKIEDLNIRLLIDAANQGDVLANHYFNLLGRMIGSSIAKHIAMINPAKVIITGDVAEVGDLILNPIKELVEYELVSISKKDLNIVASRSGRYSVAVGAASIILDEFLKIPALPNNRIVNLSQTQ, encoded by the coding sequence ATGAATAATAATAGAGTCCAATCATCTGATTTTCGGTTGATACGCAATATTAATGATCGTATCGTGCTCAATATCATTCTGGAAAATGAAGCTATATCTGGAGCTGATCTAGCCCGGCAGTCGGGACTGCAACCTTCCACTATATCTAATATATTAAAGGGCTTAAAGGCGAGAGACCTGGTAAACAACCTGGGAAAGGGAACCTCCACTTTCAAGGGTGGGAAGCGTCCATTCCTGTGGGAGATCAATAGTGATGCAGCCTATGCTATTGGCCTGGATGTCGAAATCGGCCAGGTGGCTATAACCATGCTAGGCTTGAATGGGAGTGTTAAGAATAAGAAGATATACGCCACGGAGAATATCAGTAATCCCGAAGAGCTGTCACAGCATTTGCTTGTTAGCTTTCAGGATTTCATTGCTGAATCTGGTGTGGGTATTGATAAAATTCTCGGCGCTGGAATAGCTGTCGCCGGTATTGTGAACCGCGATACCGGAGAAGTCATGATGACGGATATCATCCCTCAAATGAATTTCTCATTAACCCAGGAATTACAGAAGAAGTATCAATTTCCAGTGATTGCAGAGAACAATGCCAACGCCAGTGCAATAGGATCAAAGATTGTCGGTACCGCTCGCGGTGAACGGAACCTCATGACCGTATTGGTGAAGGTAGATGCCCATGTTAGTGGTATCGGAATTGGTCTAGTTCTCAATGGAGAGTTATATCATGGAAGCAATTTTTGCTCTGGAGAAGTCACCCCTGAATATCCACCTATGTACAATATGCTCAGCCGGTTAAGAGATCATTTTAGCAAAGGAAAAATCTTAAAGAAATACCTAAATAAGATCGAGGATCTGAATATTCGACTACTCATCGATGCGGCCAACCAAGGTGACGTTCTCGCCAACCATTATTTCAATTTGCTGGGCCGAATGATTGGAAGTTCCATTGCAAAACACATTGCCATGATCAATCCAGCCAAGGTGATCATCACCGGTGATGTTGCTGAGGTTGGAGATCTGATTCTTAATCCTATCAAGGAATTGGTTGAATATGAACTGGTATCAATCAGTAAAAAGGATCTGAATATTGTAGCCAGCCGTAGTGGTCGATATTCTGTAGCTGTTGGCGCTGCATCCATCATCCTTGATGAGTTCTTGAAAATCCCTGCCCTGCCCAATAATCGCATCGTAAACCTCTCTCAAACACAGTAA
- a CDS encoding TonB-dependent receptor, with amino-acid sequence MKKFDSKQKKTSWLLAIMLLCSTMVTTHAGVTGKISGKITDTETGEPMIGVNVIIDGTMFGAATDLEGHYTILRIPPGTYSITATTIGYSEITVTEVRVSIDQTARIDILMSSAAILGDVVTVTATRPVVQPDVATSVTSLRGREIQELPVSNVTSAIALQAGIEDGLVIRGGGAEELLFQVDDVTLRDARNNQPITGIPMSSILELSIERGGFNAEYGQVRTGLVNIVTKEGSTDHYESTMTVKYSPASPKHFGMSPYDEGSMWMRPYLDEDVAWTGTDNGAWDIYTRNQYPDFTGWNAISEQLLSDTDPSNDLSPLAAQKLFIWQHRRTPSTDQIDHNIDAGFGGPVPFLGHRGFSFYVSYRSQREMLMIPLSLDDYVDHDVMLSVTADVSPGINIRYIGMLGQSANVAQNYDEANGTTTSFLRSPWQIANRTSDSQISARVFTPSFYSVATLKHQLNALTLTHTLSAKTYYAASMEQISRSYLTGPISQRDTTRSNEIVPGYFVDEAPFGFSGLPNVGIGNEATDFFFGGHTATSRDSSVTTSTTIKFDLTSQLNFQNLVKTGFELTYSDLDLSYGFVKELFPDGNNYVKTQNNPIRAAAYIQDKYEVREFILNIGLRADYSNANRAWPSLIPFSDEWKEYASPSYNSDSSYTSSDAKSRFNLSPRLAISHPITKESKLFFNYGHFQQLPTYEEMFRMGRGSLGQLENIGDPELFLERTVSYELGFDYSFMNQYLFQVAGFYHDIIDQQDFTDFFSRDGIQVRAANNNSYEDIRGLEFSARKTKGDWVTGFLNYTYQVSTSGRFGKAEIHENPTDQRHYDENTANLYQSKPIPQPYGRASVTFHTPRTFGPKIMGINPAGSWALNLLGYWKAGQQLKVTGTYPGAKQGAGTYLKYRNLHNLVIRLKKNTYIQDRNISFFVEVNNALNTKSLSLVGFQDFHDQLSYFTSLHLPKSRDYQNIVGDDLIGDYRDLDVDFQPIEQQGLINGIADRGNDGAIYYGRLDDGEIVHDADYWEYIGEGDEAQWSQVSKSRMDKILDEKAYIDMPNQTSFNFLNPRQIFFGIQLTF; translated from the coding sequence TTGAAGAAGTTTGATTCAAAACAAAAGAAGACCTCATGGCTACTGGCCATCATGCTATTGTGTTCGACCATGGTTACGACCCATGCAGGTGTGACAGGCAAAATCTCTGGCAAGATTACTGACACCGAAACTGGTGAGCCAATGATTGGTGTTAACGTTATCATCGACGGCACCATGTTTGGGGCGGCTACTGATCTGGAAGGTCATTATACGATTCTTCGTATTCCACCGGGCACCTACTCAATTACAGCTACGACAATTGGCTATTCTGAAATAACAGTCACTGAAGTCAGGGTGTCCATCGATCAAACCGCTCGTATCGATATCCTCATGAGTTCGGCAGCCATTCTAGGGGACGTGGTCACCGTCACAGCCACGCGACCTGTGGTTCAGCCAGATGTTGCAACCAGTGTTACATCGCTTCGGGGCCGTGAGATTCAAGAGCTACCCGTATCCAACGTTACCAGTGCCATTGCCTTACAAGCCGGAATCGAAGATGGTTTGGTTATACGTGGTGGCGGAGCCGAAGAATTACTATTCCAGGTCGATGATGTTACTCTTAGAGACGCCCGCAACAATCAACCCATCACCGGAATACCCATGAGTTCAATCCTGGAACTCTCCATTGAGCGTGGCGGGTTTAACGCAGAATATGGGCAAGTAAGAACGGGTTTAGTAAATATCGTTACCAAAGAGGGCAGCACAGATCATTATGAAAGTACGATGACTGTAAAATATAGTCCTGCTTCTCCAAAACATTTTGGCATGTCCCCCTATGACGAAGGCTCAATGTGGATGCGCCCATATCTTGATGAAGATGTCGCCTGGACTGGGACTGATAATGGTGCTTGGGACATTTATACGCGAAATCAATATCCCGATTTTACTGGCTGGAACGCCATCTCGGAACAGCTCCTCTCAGATACCGACCCATCGAATGATCTCTCGCCCCTGGCTGCACAGAAGCTTTTTATTTGGCAACATCGCCGAACGCCAAGCACTGATCAAATCGATCACAATATCGATGCGGGATTTGGAGGACCAGTTCCATTTTTGGGTCATAGGGGATTCAGCTTTTATGTCTCTTATCGCTCACAAAGAGAGATGTTAATGATTCCTTTGTCACTGGACGACTATGTTGATCATGATGTTATGCTTTCGGTTACTGCAGATGTAAGCCCAGGAATAAACATCAGATATATTGGTATGTTGGGTCAAAGTGCAAATGTCGCTCAGAATTACGATGAGGCCAATGGTACGACCACCTCCTTTTTAAGATCCCCATGGCAAATAGCCAATCGAACCAGCGACTCTCAGATTAGCGCCAGAGTATTTACGCCCTCTTTCTATAGTGTAGCAACACTCAAACATCAATTGAATGCTCTGACACTAACCCATACCCTCAGTGCAAAAACTTATTACGCCGCCAGTATGGAACAAATCAGCAGAAGTTATCTCACCGGACCTATATCGCAGCGCGACACAACCCGGAGCAATGAGATAGTACCGGGTTATTTTGTAGATGAAGCCCCCTTTGGGTTTAGCGGATTACCCAATGTAGGTATTGGTAATGAGGCAACCGATTTCTTCTTTGGAGGCCACACAGCCACCTCGCGGGATAGCTCAGTTACAACATCCACAACCATAAAATTTGATTTGACCAGCCAACTCAATTTTCAGAATCTCGTCAAAACCGGATTTGAGCTGACTTACAGCGATTTGGACTTGAGCTATGGCTTTGTCAAAGAACTTTTCCCAGATGGGAATAACTATGTCAAAACTCAGAACAACCCCATCCGAGCTGCCGCATATATTCAGGATAAATATGAAGTTCGTGAATTTATTTTAAACATTGGTTTGCGGGCAGATTATAGTAATGCCAACCGAGCCTGGCCTTCACTCATTCCCTTTTCAGATGAATGGAAAGAATATGCTTCACCGAGCTATAACTCTGATTCCTCTTATACGAGCAGTGATGCAAAATCTCGCTTCAACCTGAGCCCCCGTCTAGCGATTTCACACCCCATCACCAAGGAGTCCAAACTCTTCTTCAATTATGGACACTTCCAGCAGTTACCCACTTATGAGGAAATGTTTAGAATGGGTCGTGGTAGCCTTGGCCAGTTGGAGAATATCGGTGATCCTGAGCTATTCCTCGAGCGCACAGTATCCTATGAGTTGGGATTTGATTATTCATTTATGAATCAATACCTATTCCAGGTAGCTGGATTTTACCATGATATAATTGACCAACAGGATTTCACAGATTTTTTCAGCCGAGATGGTATCCAGGTTCGAGCTGCCAACAACAATAGCTACGAAGACATACGCGGTCTTGAATTCTCCGCCAGGAAAACGAAGGGCGATTGGGTGACGGGTTTTCTCAATTACACCTATCAGGTTTCTACATCAGGAAGATTTGGTAAGGCAGAGATTCACGAAAATCCGACAGACCAACGTCATTATGATGAGAATACGGCCAACCTGTACCAGTCCAAACCGATTCCTCAGCCTTATGGCCGAGCCAGTGTGACCTTTCATACACCTCGTACTTTTGGACCCAAAATTATGGGTATCAATCCTGCTGGTAGCTGGGCTTTGAATCTTTTAGGCTATTGGAAAGCAGGTCAGCAACTCAAAGTCACGGGTACCTATCCTGGTGCAAAACAAGGGGCCGGAACTTATCTGAAGTATCGCAATCTACACAATCTAGTGATTCGTCTAAAGAAAAACACCTACATCCAGGATAGAAATATCAGCTTTTTTGTAGAGGTCAATAATGCCCTGAATACAAAGAGTCTATCCTTAGTTGGTTTTCAAGACTTCCATGACCAACTCTCATATTTCACCTCATTGCATCTTCCCAAAAGCCGTGATTATCAAAATATAGTTGGCGACGATTTGATTGGTGATTACCGTGATTTGGACGTTGATTTTCAGCCCATTGAACAACAGGGCTTGATCAATGGAATCGCTGATCGTGGCAATGACGGTGCCATTTATTATGGTAGGCTAGATGATGGTGAAATCGTGCACGATGCAGATTATTGGGAATACATCGGTGAGGGTGACGAGGCTCAATGGTCCCAGGTCAGCAAATCTCGGATGGATAAAATTCTGGATGAAAAAGCCTATATCGATATGCCCAATCAAACTTCCTTTAATTTCTTAAATCCTCGACAAATCTTTTTTGGGATTCAATTAACATTTTGA
- a CDS encoding PorV/PorQ family protein codes for MSVNSDARAAAMAEAVTTIAGSPTALFFNPAGMARTTTQFDASFNINQWIANIQHNSVGILYSPKDGKYGVFGLSLMSVDYGTLQGTMVWPNAMGYIDTEEFSPSAFSLGLGYARALTDKFAVGVHLKNASSALGQSTILKEDSTFATTKNVASALAVDFGTLFNTGIRNLVVGMSVKNFSQEITYANGEENFQLPLTFTLGISMELFEMMGMESNQAVHLALDATHPRSHPEQFKFGLEYQPLKMLAFRSGYIMNNDEDGFTFGLGVNYSGFAFDYALTPFGRFDNVQRFSLRIAL; via the coding sequence ATGAGCGTGAATTCTGATGCGCGAGCAGCAGCCATGGCTGAAGCAGTTACAACCATTGCAGGCTCACCTACGGCACTCTTTTTTAATCCCGCTGGGATGGCACGCACGACGACACAGTTCGACGCCAGCTTCAACATCAATCAATGGATAGCAAATATTCAACACAATTCCGTCGGCATTCTTTATAGCCCAAAAGATGGAAAGTATGGTGTGTTTGGTTTGAGTTTGATGTCGGTGGATTATGGGACCCTCCAGGGAACCATGGTTTGGCCTAATGCAATGGGCTATATCGACACCGAAGAGTTCTCCCCATCCGCATTTTCCTTGGGTCTGGGTTACGCCAGGGCGCTTACAGATAAATTCGCTGTGGGTGTTCATCTAAAAAATGCCTCCTCAGCGCTAGGGCAGAGTACCATCCTCAAAGAAGATTCCACATTTGCCACCACTAAAAATGTTGCCAGTGCTTTGGCGGTAGATTTCGGAACCCTGTTTAATACAGGAATAAGAAATTTGGTTGTGGGTATGTCGGTGAAGAATTTTTCCCAGGAAATCACCTACGCCAATGGTGAAGAAAACTTCCAACTTCCCTTAACATTCACCTTGGGGATTTCCATGGAGCTTTTTGAAATGATGGGTATGGAATCTAACCAGGCCGTCCATCTGGCACTGGATGCAACCCATCCTCGATCTCACCCTGAGCAATTCAAGTTTGGTCTTGAATATCAACCGCTAAAAATGCTCGCTTTCAGATCGGGCTATATCATGAATAATGATGAAGACGGATTCACTTTTGGCTTAGGCGTGAACTACTCAGGTTTTGCTTTCGATTATGCCCTCACGCCATTTGGTAGATTTGATAATGTACAAAGATTTTCCCTCAGGATCGCGTTATGA